One window of Hymenobacter sp. BRD128 genomic DNA carries:
- a CDS encoding glycoside hydrolase family 3 N-terminal domain-containing protein, whose translation MTFRLTYLLPGCALLALASLESSAQTTSVFRDAKQPLSVRVNDLIKQLSLEEKAQQMLDQSPAIPRLGIPAYSWWNEALHGVGRSAPATVFPQAIGLGATFDDDLALREATAISDEARAVYNAAIAKNHYVKYGGLTFWTPNINIFRDPRWGRGQETYGEDPTLTSRMGVAFVRGLQGDNPKYLKVAACAKHYAVHSGPERLRHEFNAEASPQDLRETYLPAFKALVKDAHVEAVMCAYNSTNGEPCCGNEFLLDQVLRKEWGFRGHVVSDCGALDDLYQGHKTVKTKTEAAALALSRGVDLNCGDTYTKLPDAVHQGLLKESQVDTALAILLRTRFKLGLFDGPNATPYDRLGPEVVNSAAHRAMAKEVALKSMVLLKNNGVLPLRPDLGKYFVTGPNATSVEALLGNYYGVNDQMSTILEGLVGAVQPGSQIEYKQGALLDRPNINPIDWTTGEAKQTDAIIVVMGITGVLEGEEGESIASPNAGDRLDYNLPQNQIDFLKKLRQGSKTPIIAVVTGGSPMNLSEVHELADAVLLTWYPGEEGGNAVADLVFGKVSPSGRLPVTFPKSFAQLPAYESYGMKGRTYRYLAAEPMYPFGYGLSYGKFAYSNLKLAKAKIGKNESAEVTATVTNSGTLAADEVVQLYLTHPPKAGTQTPLFALKSFKRVNLQPGASTQVKFTLTPAQLALIDKGGNAVAPSGPVTVYVGGSLPSARSLALGAAKPASALLTIK comes from the coding sequence ATGACTTTTAGGCTGACCTACTTGCTGCCCGGCTGCGCGCTGCTGGCCCTGGCTAGCCTGGAAAGTAGCGCCCAAACCACATCCGTGTTTCGCGACGCGAAGCAGCCGCTTAGCGTGCGGGTGAATGACCTGATTAAACAGCTGTCGCTGGAAGAAAAAGCCCAGCAAATGCTCGACCAGAGCCCGGCCATTCCGCGCCTGGGCATCCCGGCCTACAGTTGGTGGAACGAGGCGCTGCACGGCGTGGGCCGCTCGGCGCCGGCCACGGTGTTTCCGCAGGCCATCGGGCTAGGGGCGACGTTTGACGACGACCTGGCCCTGCGCGAAGCCACCGCGATTTCGGACGAGGCGCGGGCGGTGTACAACGCGGCCATCGCCAAGAACCACTACGTGAAGTACGGCGGCCTCACCTTCTGGACGCCCAACATCAACATCTTCCGCGACCCGCGCTGGGGCCGCGGTCAGGAAACCTACGGCGAGGACCCCACGCTGACCTCGCGCATGGGCGTAGCCTTCGTGCGGGGCTTGCAGGGCGACAACCCGAAGTACCTCAAAGTGGCGGCCTGCGCCAAGCACTACGCCGTGCACAGCGGCCCCGAGCGCCTGCGCCACGAGTTCAACGCTGAGGCTAGCCCCCAGGATTTGCGCGAAACCTACTTGCCGGCCTTCAAGGCATTGGTAAAAGACGCCCACGTGGAGGCCGTGATGTGCGCCTACAACAGCACTAACGGCGAGCCCTGCTGCGGCAACGAGTTCTTGCTCGACCAGGTGCTGCGCAAAGAGTGGGGCTTCCGGGGCCACGTAGTGAGCGACTGCGGCGCCTTGGATGACCTTTACCAGGGCCACAAAACGGTTAAGACCAAGACTGAAGCCGCCGCGCTAGCCCTCTCGCGCGGCGTAGACCTGAACTGCGGCGACACCTACACCAAGCTGCCCGATGCCGTGCACCAGGGCCTGCTCAAGGAAAGCCAGGTGGATACCGCCCTCGCCATTCTGCTGCGCACGCGCTTCAAGCTGGGCTTGTTTGACGGGCCAAACGCTACGCCCTACGACCGGCTAGGCCCCGAGGTGGTGAACAGCGCCGCCCACCGCGCCATGGCTAAGGAAGTGGCCCTCAAGTCGATGGTACTGCTTAAAAACAACGGCGTGCTACCCCTGCGCCCCGACCTGGGCAAGTACTTCGTGACCGGCCCTAATGCTACCAGCGTGGAAGCGCTGCTCGGCAACTACTACGGCGTGAACGACCAGATGAGCACCATCCTGGAGGGCTTGGTGGGCGCCGTGCAGCCCGGCAGCCAGATTGAGTACAAGCAGGGCGCCCTGCTCGACCGGCCCAACATCAACCCCATCGACTGGACCACCGGCGAGGCCAAGCAAACCGACGCCATCATCGTGGTAATGGGCATTACGGGCGTGCTGGAAGGGGAGGAGGGCGAGTCCATCGCCTCGCCCAATGCCGGCGACCGCCTCGACTACAACCTGCCCCAAAACCAAATCGACTTCCTCAAAAAGCTGCGCCAGGGCAGCAAAACGCCCATCATCGCCGTCGTGACCGGCGGCAGCCCCATGAACCTGAGCGAGGTGCACGAATTGGCCGACGCCGTACTCCTGACCTGGTACCCCGGCGAGGAAGGCGGCAACGCCGTGGCCGACCTCGTGTTTGGCAAGGTCTCGCCCTCGGGCCGCCTGCCCGTCACGTTTCCCAAGAGCTTCGCCCAACTGCCCGCCTACGAAAGCTACGGCATGAAGGGCCGCACTTACCGCTACCTGGCCGCCGAGCCCATGTATCCCTTCGGCTATGGCCTGAGCTACGGCAAGTTTGCGTACTCCAACCTGAAGTTGGCCAAAGCCAAAATTGGCAAAAACGAATCAGCTGAAGTAACTGCCACTGTCACCAATTCGGGCACCCTAGCTGCCGATGAAGTAGTGCAGCTCTACCTCACGCACCCGCCCAAGGCCGGTACTCAGACGCCGCTTTTTGCCTTGAAAAGCTTCAAGCGTGTGAACCTGCAGCCGGGGGCTAGCACCCAGGTCAAGTTCACGCTCACGCCCGCCCAACTGGCGCTGATTGACAAGGGCGGCAACGCCGTGGCGCCTAGCGGCCCGGTCACGGTGTACGTGGGTGGCTCGCTGCCCTCGGCCCGCAGCCTAGCGCTGGGCGCCGCCAAGCCAGCTTCGGCTCTATTGACTATTAAATAG
- the xylA gene encoding xylose isomerase, whose protein sequence is MATSEFFKGIDKIKFEGRESDNHLAFKWYDENRMVAGKTMKDHLRFATAYWHTFVGTGGDPFGPGTKNFAWDQKGDIVGRAKDKADAAFEFFTKLGTPYYCFHDIDLVDEGASLKEYESNLSTVVDYLKTKQQESGVKLLWGTANVFSNPRYMNGASTNPDFAVVAHAGTQVKNSIDATIALGGEGYTFWGGREGYMTLLNTNMKREQEHLARFLSISRDYARKQGFKGKFFIEPKPAEPTKHQYDFDAATVIGFLKAHGLEKDFMLNLEVNHATLAGHTFQHELQVAADANLLGSIDANRGDYQNGWDTDQFPNNLNELTESMLIILEHGGIAPGGINFDAKTRRNSTDLEDIFIAHIAGMDTFARALVTADAILTKSPYKQFRTERYASFDSGHGAEFAKGNLTLEDLRRVAHETGEPTPRSGKQEWLESIINQYI, encoded by the coding sequence ATGGCAACCTCCGAATTTTTCAAAGGCATCGACAAAATCAAGTTTGAAGGCCGCGAGTCTGATAATCACCTGGCTTTCAAATGGTACGACGAAAACCGTATGGTGGCCGGCAAGACCATGAAGGACCACCTGCGCTTCGCTACCGCGTACTGGCACACGTTCGTGGGCACCGGCGGCGACCCGTTCGGCCCCGGCACCAAGAACTTTGCCTGGGACCAGAAAGGCGACATCGTGGGCCGCGCCAAGGACAAGGCCGATGCCGCATTTGAGTTTTTCACCAAGCTCGGCACGCCCTACTACTGCTTCCACGACATTGACCTCGTGGATGAGGGTGCTTCGTTGAAAGAGTACGAAAGCAACCTGAGCACCGTGGTTGACTACCTCAAAACCAAGCAGCAGGAAAGCGGCGTGAAGCTGCTGTGGGGCACGGCCAACGTGTTTTCGAACCCGCGCTACATGAACGGCGCCAGCACCAATCCTGACTTTGCGGTGGTGGCCCACGCCGGCACGCAGGTGAAAAACTCCATCGACGCCACCATCGCGCTGGGCGGCGAGGGCTACACTTTTTGGGGTGGCCGCGAGGGCTACATGACCCTGCTCAACACCAACATGAAGCGCGAGCAGGAGCACCTGGCCCGCTTCCTGAGCATTTCGCGCGACTACGCCCGCAAGCAGGGCTTTAAAGGCAAATTCTTCATCGAGCCCAAGCCGGCCGAGCCCACCAAGCACCAGTACGACTTCGACGCCGCTACCGTCATCGGTTTCCTCAAAGCGCACGGCTTGGAAAAGGACTTCATGCTGAACCTGGAAGTGAACCACGCCACGCTAGCCGGCCACACCTTCCAGCACGAGCTGCAAGTAGCCGCCGATGCCAACCTGCTCGGCAGCATCGACGCCAACCGCGGCGACTACCAGAACGGCTGGGATACCGACCAGTTTCCGAACAACCTGAATGAGCTGACCGAGAGCATGCTCATCATCCTGGAGCACGGCGGCATCGCCCCCGGCGGCATCAACTTCGACGCCAAAACGCGCCGCAACTCGACCGACCTGGAGGATATCTTCATCGCCCACATCGCCGGCATGGATACCTTCGCCCGCGCCCTCGTCACGGCCGATGCCATCCTCACCAAGTCGCCCTACAAGCAATTCCGCACCGAGCGCTACGCTTCGTTCGACTCGGGCCACGGCGCCGAGTTTGCGAAGGGCAACCTCACGCTGGAAGACCTGCGCCGTGTCGCGCACGAAACCGGCGAGCCCACGCCCCGCAGCGGCAAGCAGGAGTGGCTGGAAAGCATCATTAATCAGTATATCTAA
- a CDS encoding glycosyl hydrolase 115 family protein, with translation MLRTIRDVQADITRVTGQEPAMLTDAPQSAQPVVLIGTLGHSALIDKLVQNGKLDVSNLAGRWETFVVQPIANPLPGVASALVVAGSDKRGTIYGLYDLSAQMGVSPWTWWADVPVPHQKNLYVAAGRHTLGEPKVKYRGIFLNDEAPALSGWAKEKFGGINSKMYEHVFELILRLKGNYLWPAMWGNAFNDDDKRSPELADTYGIVMGTSHHEPMLRAQQEWKRYGKGPWNYQTNAPVLQEFWRQGIRNMGAHESIVTIGMRGDGDEPMSRESNTALLERIVADQRRILAEETHKPAEQTPQVWALYKEVQEYYDKGMRVPDDVTLLLCDDNWGNLRKLPRLGDQPRKGGYGIYYHFDYVGGPRNYKWLNTNPLPRIWEQMHLAYAYGANQIWVVNVGDLKPMELPISFFLDYAWNPDALPADGVAAYTERWASQQFGPKYAADIADILAKYAKYNARRKPELLDATTYSLATGEWARVVAEYNALATRAEAISQKLPAADRDAYFELVLHPVLACANLNELYYTVAQNREAAKTNQPNTNALAEKARVLYANDAEIKQRYHALAGGKWNHMMDQTHIGYTYWQQPEVDKMPEVVTLPAGTPAQAAAPTPSPADNASYVSLDAESYFQAVNAGPVTWQRLPDLGRTAGAVTTVPVTAAPTPTPGGASPHLEYRLSLAQAGPVTVSAYLAPTLDFTNTTGLRYAVSIDDEAPQLVNLHTGLNPDNGNRPWERAVAENIILKTSQHNVAAAGAHVLKFWRVDPGVVLEKLVVSQGTVPASYLGPPANAAGLGKALPGTLGSR, from the coding sequence GTGCTGCGCACCATCCGCGACGTGCAGGCCGACATCACCCGCGTGACGGGCCAGGAACCTGCCATGCTCACTGATGCGCCGCAGAGTGCGCAGCCCGTGGTGCTCATCGGTACGCTGGGCCACAGCGCTTTGATTGACAAGCTGGTGCAGAACGGCAAGCTCGATGTGAGCAACCTGGCCGGGCGCTGGGAAACCTTCGTGGTGCAGCCCATCGCCAACCCCCTGCCGGGCGTGGCCAGCGCCCTGGTGGTGGCGGGCAGCGACAAGCGCGGCACCATCTACGGCCTCTACGACCTGTCGGCGCAGATGGGTGTATCGCCCTGGACGTGGTGGGCCGATGTGCCCGTGCCGCACCAGAAAAACCTCTACGTAGCCGCCGGCCGCCACACGCTGGGCGAACCCAAGGTGAAGTACCGGGGCATTTTTCTCAACGATGAGGCGCCCGCGCTGAGCGGCTGGGCGAAGGAGAAATTCGGCGGCATCAACTCTAAAATGTACGAGCACGTTTTTGAGCTAATCCTCCGGCTGAAAGGCAATTACCTCTGGCCCGCCATGTGGGGCAATGCCTTTAACGACGACGATAAGCGCAGCCCGGAGCTAGCCGATACCTACGGCATCGTGATGGGCACCTCGCACCACGAGCCCATGCTGCGCGCCCAGCAGGAATGGAAGCGCTACGGCAAAGGCCCCTGGAACTACCAGACCAATGCGCCGGTGCTACAGGAGTTTTGGCGCCAGGGCATCCGCAACATGGGCGCCCACGAGAGCATCGTGACCATCGGCATGCGCGGCGACGGCGACGAGCCCATGAGCCGCGAAAGCAACACCGCCTTGCTCGAAAGAATAGTGGCCGACCAGCGCCGGATTCTGGCCGAAGAAACCCACAAACCCGCCGAGCAGACGCCCCAGGTATGGGCGCTCTACAAGGAGGTGCAGGAGTACTACGACAAAGGCATGCGCGTGCCCGACGACGTGACGCTGCTACTCTGCGACGACAACTGGGGCAACCTGCGCAAGCTGCCCAGGCTCGGCGACCAGCCCCGCAAGGGTGGCTACGGCATCTACTACCACTTCGACTACGTGGGTGGGCCGCGCAACTACAAGTGGCTGAACACGAACCCGCTGCCGCGCATCTGGGAGCAGATGCACCTGGCTTACGCGTATGGCGCCAACCAGATTTGGGTGGTGAACGTGGGCGACCTTAAGCCGATGGAGCTGCCGATTTCGTTTTTCCTCGACTACGCCTGGAACCCCGATGCGCTGCCCGCCGACGGCGTGGCGGCTTATACCGAGCGCTGGGCTAGCCAGCAGTTCGGCCCCAAATACGCCGCCGACATTGCCGATATCCTGGCCAAATACGCCAAGTACAACGCCCGCCGCAAGCCCGAGCTGCTCGACGCCACCACCTATAGCCTGGCCACCGGCGAGTGGGCTAGGGTAGTGGCCGAGTACAACGCCCTGGCCACCCGCGCCGAGGCCATCAGCCAGAAGCTGCCCGCCGCCGACCGCGACGCCTACTTCGAGCTGGTGCTGCACCCGGTGCTGGCCTGCGCTAATCTCAACGAGCTGTACTACACCGTGGCGCAGAACCGCGAGGCCGCTAAAACCAATCAGCCCAACACCAACGCGCTGGCCGAAAAAGCCAGGGTGCTGTACGCCAATGACGCCGAAATCAAGCAGCGCTACCACGCCCTGGCCGGCGGCAAATGGAACCACATGATGGACCAAACGCACATCGGCTACACCTACTGGCAGCAGCCGGAAGTGGATAAGATGCCTGAGGTTGTAACGCTGCCCGCGGGCACCCCGGCCCAAGCTGCCGCGCCGACCCCTAGCCCGGCAGACAACGCCAGCTACGTCTCGCTCGATGCCGAAAGCTACTTCCAGGCCGTAAATGCCGGCCCCGTCACCTGGCAGCGCCTGCCCGACCTGGGCCGCACGGCGGGCGCGGTCACGACCGTGCCGGTTACGGCTGCGCCTACCCCCACGCCGGGCGGGGCTAGTCCGCACCTGGAGTATCGCCTCTCGCTAGCCCAGGCCGGCCCCGTCACGGTGAGTGCTTACCTGGCGCCGACCCTGGATTTCACCAACACCACCGGCCTGCGCTACGCCGTGTCGATTGACGATGAGGCGCCGCAGCTTGTCAACCTGCACACCGGTCTCAATCCCGATAATGGCAACAGACCCTGGGAAAGGGCGGTGGCCGAAAATATTATCCTCAAAACCTCGCAGCACAATGTGGCTGCTGCCGGCGCGCACGTGCTCAAATTCTGGCGCGTGGACCCCGGCGTGGTACTCGAAAAATTGGTAGTGAGCCAAGGCACGGTGCCCGCTAGCTACCTCGGCCCGCCCGCCAATGCGGCCGGCTTGGGCAAGGCCCTGCCTGGCACGCTCGGTAGCCGTTAA
- a CDS encoding sialate O-acetylesterase, producing the protein MPTNRFAQLAAAGTLAVLAAAPARAQVRLPRLVSNGMVLQREAPVRIWGWAKAGEAVSVAFQGKTYRTTASPAGQWQVQLPALKAGGPYEMTIDASNHLVLKDILVGDVWFCAGQSNMELPMRRVRDKYPQEVATANNPRIRQFDVPMRYAFNGPKADVTGGSWVALTPETVLGFSAVGYFFAKEINAKYQVPVGLIKVAVGGSPAEAWLSADALKQFPKYEQQAAPYRDSAAVVGIQQRERAAVGDWYKRLHQADQGEAPGQPKWSSPSYDASAWPTMPVPGYWADQTPLGMVNGVLWFRKEVEVPAAMAEKPGRLELGTLVDADSTYINGQLVGTTAYQYPPRKYDFGPGVLKAGKNVIMVRLISNGGRGGFTREKTYQLTAGGQALDLRGPWQYKLGGTMTPTPGTTTFQYQPGGLYNGLVAPALPYAIKGVLWYQGESNVGHPADYYALTSSLVTDWRAHFQRPDLPFLYVQLANINAVKKEPGESNQALVRDAQRRLLALPRTGMAVISDVGEWNDIHPLDKQTVGHRLALAAEKVAYGDPKVVASGPLYQTMKTTGKQVTLTFAGVGSGLEAKGGGPLGGFTVAGADHKFVPAQARIEGNKVIVWSDQVPAPVAVRYAWADNPEGANLYNKEGLPASTFRTDDF; encoded by the coding sequence ATGCCTACTAATCGTTTTGCCCAGCTCGCCGCCGCGGGCACCCTGGCGGTACTGGCCGCCGCGCCCGCCCGCGCCCAGGTGCGCCTGCCGCGCCTCGTGAGCAACGGCATGGTGCTGCAGCGCGAGGCGCCGGTGCGCATCTGGGGCTGGGCCAAGGCCGGCGAGGCGGTCAGCGTGGCCTTCCAGGGTAAAACCTACCGCACTACCGCTAGCCCCGCCGGCCAGTGGCAGGTGCAACTGCCCGCCCTGAAGGCCGGTGGCCCCTACGAGATGACCATCGACGCCAGCAACCACTTGGTGCTGAAGGATATCTTGGTGGGCGACGTGTGGTTTTGCGCGGGGCAGTCGAACATGGAACTGCCCATGCGCCGCGTGCGCGACAAGTATCCGCAGGAAGTAGCCACGGCTAACAACCCGCGCATCCGGCAGTTCGACGTGCCGATGCGCTACGCCTTCAACGGCCCCAAAGCCGACGTGACTGGTGGCAGTTGGGTAGCCCTTACGCCCGAAACGGTGCTGGGCTTCTCGGCCGTGGGCTACTTCTTCGCCAAAGAAATCAACGCCAAGTATCAGGTGCCCGTGGGCCTGATAAAGGTGGCCGTAGGCGGCTCGCCGGCCGAAGCCTGGCTGAGCGCCGATGCCCTCAAGCAGTTTCCCAAGTATGAGCAGCAAGCCGCGCCCTACCGCGACAGCGCCGCCGTGGTCGGCATCCAGCAGCGCGAGCGCGCCGCCGTGGGCGACTGGTACAAGCGCCTGCACCAGGCCGACCAGGGCGAGGCGCCCGGCCAGCCCAAGTGGAGCAGCCCCAGCTACGACGCCAGCGCCTGGCCCACCATGCCGGTGCCCGGCTACTGGGCCGACCAGACGCCGCTCGGCATGGTCAACGGCGTGCTGTGGTTTCGCAAGGAAGTGGAAGTGCCCGCCGCCATGGCCGAAAAGCCCGGCCGCCTGGAGCTGGGCACGCTCGTCGACGCCGACTCGACCTACATCAACGGCCAGCTCGTGGGCACCACTGCCTACCAGTACCCGCCGCGCAAGTACGACTTTGGCCCCGGCGTGCTGAAGGCCGGCAAAAACGTGATTATGGTGCGCCTCATCAGCAACGGCGGGCGCGGGGGCTTTACCAGGGAGAAAACCTACCAGCTCACGGCCGGCGGCCAGGCCCTCGACCTGCGCGGACCTTGGCAGTACAAGCTGGGCGGCACCATGACGCCCACGCCCGGCACCACCACGTTTCAGTACCAGCCGGGGGGGCTGTATAATGGCCTCGTGGCGCCGGCCTTGCCCTACGCCATCAAGGGCGTGCTGTGGTACCAGGGTGAGAGCAACGTAGGCCACCCGGCCGATTACTACGCCCTGACTTCGAGCCTTGTCACCGACTGGCGCGCGCACTTTCAGCGGCCCGACCTGCCCTTCCTCTACGTGCAATTGGCCAATATCAACGCCGTCAAAAAGGAGCCCGGCGAGAGCAACCAGGCCCTGGTGCGCGACGCCCAGCGCCGCCTGCTGGCTTTGCCGCGCACCGGCATGGCCGTTATCAGCGACGTAGGCGAGTGGAACGACATTCACCCGCTTGATAAGCAGACTGTCGGCCACCGGCTAGCCCTGGCCGCCGAGAAAGTAGCCTACGGCGACCCCAAAGTGGTGGCCAGCGGCCCGCTCTACCAAACCATGAAAACCACCGGCAAGCAGGTTACGCTGACTTTTGCCGGGGTTGGGAGCGGGCTCGAAGCCAAAGGCGGTGGCCCGCTCGGCGGCTTCACCGTGGCCGGGGCCGACCACAAGTTTGTACCCGCCCAGGCCCGCATCGAAGGCAATAAAGTAATCGTCTGGAGCGACCAGGTGCCCGCACCCGTGGCCGTGCGCTACGCCTGGGCCGATAACCCCGAAGGGGCTAACCTGTACAACAAAGAGGGCCTGCCCGCTTCAACTTTCCGCACCGATGACTTTTAG
- a CDS encoding endo-1,4-beta-xylanase: MNVSRYALGALLLASLAFTSSQRPPAEKGLKDYYKDYFPVGVAVSPRALQNPAEVALILQQFNSLTPENDMKMGPIHPDSTRYNWGPADAIVDFAQAHKLKVRGHNLCWHEQTPRWIFKNPDGSQVSKARLLKRLHDHIDAVVKRYKGKIYAWDVVNEAIADNPGEFLRNSDWYKICGEDFIAEAFRYAHAADPSAVLFYNDYNTERPEKMERIYKLLKKLKDAKVPIDAVGLQGHWSLVEPTGQELRATIERFASLGLKVQVTELDVSVYPWEKDRRAKRPDESDAYTPEMQAKQSAQYKLFFNVFRDEAKAGRLTGVTFWNISDHYSWLDTYPVAGRKNHPLLFDENFKPKPAYYEVVKF, encoded by the coding sequence ATGAACGTTTCCCGCTACGCCCTCGGTGCCCTGTTGCTAGCCAGCCTGGCCTTCACCAGCAGCCAGCGCCCGCCCGCTGAAAAGGGCCTGAAAGACTACTACAAAGACTACTTCCCGGTGGGCGTGGCTGTGTCGCCGCGGGCGTTGCAAAACCCGGCCGAGGTAGCGCTTATTCTTCAGCAGTTCAACAGCCTCACGCCGGAGAACGACATGAAGATGGGGCCCATCCACCCCGACTCGACCCGCTACAATTGGGGGCCGGCCGATGCCATCGTGGACTTTGCCCAGGCGCACAAGCTGAAGGTGCGCGGCCACAACCTCTGCTGGCACGAGCAAACGCCCCGCTGGATTTTCAAAAATCCCGATGGCAGCCAGGTGAGCAAAGCACGGCTGCTCAAGCGCCTGCACGACCACATCGACGCCGTGGTGAAGCGCTACAAAGGCAAAATTTACGCCTGGGACGTGGTGAACGAGGCCATCGCCGATAACCCCGGTGAGTTCCTGCGCAACTCCGACTGGTACAAAATCTGCGGCGAGGACTTCATTGCCGAAGCCTTTCGCTACGCCCACGCCGCCGACCCTAGCGCGGTGCTCTTCTACAACGACTACAACACCGAGCGCCCCGAGAAGATGGAGCGCATCTACAAGCTGCTCAAAAAGCTGAAGGATGCCAAAGTGCCCATCGACGCGGTGGGCCTGCAGGGCCACTGGTCGCTGGTCGAGCCCACCGGGCAGGAGCTGCGCGCCACCATCGAGCGCTTTGCCTCGCTAGGCCTCAAGGTGCAGGTGACCGAGCTGGACGTGTCGGTGTACCCCTGGGAAAAGGACCGCCGTGCCAAGCGCCCCGACGAGTCGGACGCCTACACGCCCGAGATGCAGGCCAAGCAAAGCGCACAGTATAAGTTATTTTTCAACGTGTTTCGTGATGAGGCGAAGGCCGGCCGCCTCACGGGCGTTACGTTCTGGAACATTTCTGACCACTACTCCTGGTTGGATACCTACCCGGTGGCGGGACGAAAAAACCACCCACTGCTGTTTGATGAGAATTTCAAGCCCAAGCCGGCTTACTACGAGGTGGTGAAGTTTTAA
- a CDS encoding xylulokinase, which produces MKYLLGYDIGSSSIKVSLLDIATGRCVAAATSPETEMEMAVPQPGWAEQRPERWWQEVINTTKKLQARYGFDPSLLAGIGITYQMHGLVLLDKDGHVLRPAIIWCDSRAVEIGNQAFADLGEEFCLENFLNSPGNFTASKLKWVRENEPEIYARIHKIQLPGDYLAYQLTGQMQTTVSGLSEGVFWNFKKQAIAQELLDYYGISADLLPEVVDTFAIQGRLTAEAAQTLGLAPGTPISYRAGDQPNNAFSLNVLNAGEVAATGGTSGVVYGINETTTADPRSRVNSFVHVNSTREQPKNGVLMCLNGTGILNSWLRKAVGNLPYDQMNTLAAQAPVGAAGLLFLPFGNGAERILQNRPAAASLHGLQFNVHGQPHLIRAAQEGIVYALNYGMDIMRASGVQVQKVRAGHANMFLSPVFREAFVNCGNVTLELYDTDAAQGAARGAGIGAGIYASPKEAFNGLALISTVEPTPALQAQYQQTYSDWQTLLARETRPAEMLIA; this is translated from the coding sequence ATGAAATATCTCCTTGGCTACGACATCGGTAGCTCTTCCATCAAAGTCTCGCTGCTCGACATCGCCACCGGCCGCTGCGTGGCCGCCGCCACCTCACCCGAAACCGAGATGGAGATGGCCGTGCCCCAGCCCGGTTGGGCCGAGCAGCGCCCCGAGCGCTGGTGGCAGGAAGTCATCAACACCACCAAAAAGCTGCAAGCCCGCTACGGCTTCGACCCGTCGCTGCTGGCCGGCATCGGTATTACGTACCAGATGCACGGCCTGGTGCTGCTTGATAAAGACGGCCACGTGCTGCGGCCCGCCATTATCTGGTGCGACAGTCGCGCCGTGGAAATCGGCAACCAGGCCTTTGCTGACCTAGGTGAGGAGTTTTGCCTAGAGAATTTCCTGAACTCGCCGGGCAACTTCACCGCCTCCAAGCTGAAGTGGGTGCGCGAAAACGAGCCGGAGATTTACGCCCGAATCCACAAGATTCAGCTGCCCGGCGATTACCTCGCCTACCAGCTTACGGGCCAGATGCAAACCACCGTATCGGGCCTCTCGGAGGGCGTGTTCTGGAATTTCAAGAAGCAGGCCATCGCCCAGGAGCTACTCGACTACTACGGCATCAGCGCCGACTTGCTGCCCGAGGTGGTGGACACCTTCGCCATCCAAGGCCGCCTCACGGCCGAAGCGGCCCAGACGCTGGGGCTAGCCCCCGGCACGCCCATCAGCTACCGCGCCGGCGACCAGCCCAATAACGCCTTCTCGCTCAACGTGCTGAACGCCGGCGAAGTAGCCGCTACCGGCGGCACCAGCGGCGTAGTCTACGGCATCAACGAGACGACCACGGCCGACCCCCGCTCGCGCGTCAACTCGTTCGTGCACGTGAACAGCACCCGCGAACAGCCTAAAAACGGCGTGCTGATGTGCCTCAACGGCACCGGCATTCTGAATAGCTGGCTGCGCAAAGCGGTGGGCAACCTGCCCTACGACCAAATGAACACCCTGGCCGCCCAGGCGCCGGTAGGGGCGGCGGGCCTGCTCTTTCTGCCCTTCGGCAACGGCGCCGAGCGCATTCTCCAAAACCGGCCCGCCGCCGCCAGCCTCCACGGCTTGCAGTTCAACGTGCACGGCCAGCCGCACCTCATCCGCGCCGCGCAGGAAGGCATTGTGTACGCCCTCAACTACGGCATGGACATCATGCGCGCCTCGGGCGTGCAGGTGCAGAAAGTGCGCGCCGGCCACGCCAATATGTTCCTCTCGCCGGTGTTCCGCGAGGCTTTCGTGAACTGCGGCAACGTGACGTTGGAGCTCTACGACACCGACGCGGCTCAGGGCGCGGCGCGCGGCGCGGGCATTGGCGCGGGCATCTACGCCAGCCCCAAGGAGGCGTTCAATGGCCTGGCGCTCATCAGCACTGTGGAGCCTACCCCTGCCCTGCAAGCTCAATACCAGCAAACCTACAGCGACTGGCAGACCCTACTAGCTCGCGAAACCCGCCCGGCGGAAATGTTAATAGCCTAA